A DNA window from bacterium contains the following coding sequences:
- a CDS encoding glutathione S-transferase family protein: VACALAELGVPHERVKVDITTGEQRRPDFLALNPNGKVPTLTVDGAPMFEALAIEMWLGHTYGVKSGLWPAGGTPEHLQAMSWSTWAYVTYGAQLVRLQAAKDMGTPDDAHGTAARKALDELLAVLDGRLNQKPWLLGDAYTLVDLIVASVVAYSTYIGAPVAGHPTTQAWLQKVMARPAMQIDA, encoded by the coding sequence GTCGCCTGCGCCCTCGCCGAACTCGGCGTGCCGCACGAGCGCGTCAAGGTCGACATCACCACCGGTGAGCAGCGCCGGCCCGACTTCCTGGCCCTGAACCCCAACGGCAAGGTGCCCACCCTGACGGTGGACGGCGCGCCGATGTTCGAGGCGCTGGCCATCGAGATGTGGCTGGGCCACACCTACGGCGTGAAGAGCGGCCTGTGGCCGGCCGGCGGCACGCCGGAACACCTTCAGGCGATGTCATGGAGCACCTGGGCCTATGTCACCTACGGCGCGCAGCTGGTGCGGCTGCAGGCCGCGAAAGACATGGGCACGCCCGACGACGCGCACGGCACCGCGGCGCGCAAGGCCCTGGACGAGCTGCTCGCCGTGCTCGATGGGCGTCTGAACCAGAAGCCCTGGCTGCTCGGCGATGCGTACACGCTCGTCGACCTGATCGTGGCGTCGGTCGTCGCTTACAGCACCTACATCGGTGCACCGGTGGCCGGGCACCCGACCACACAGGCCTGGCTGCAGAAGGTGATGGCGCGTCCGGCAATGCAGATCGACGCCTGA
- a CDS encoding alpha/beta fold hydrolase translates to MTTSTSSFLSDADSTQVATYTWADVDGQPTGVVQIAHGLAEHGERYDRFARALNAAGFVVHAVDHRGHGRTANGRLGDFGAAGFGGLIADVAQFGAALRAQHGGLPVFLFAHSMGSFAAQAAILDHASTWSGVVLSGSTALDMLAAGMANAPADAPAGLVAFNAGFEHRTGYEWLSRDAAEVDAYVADPWCGWDVPADVIPALFAPAPRVADPALLAGIRSDLPVLIASGDADPLAGGGALIQLLGQRYREAGLADVTVKLYPGARHEILNETNRDEVTADIVAWLRAHAA, encoded by the coding sequence ATGACCACCTCAACTTCCTCCTTCCTCTCCGACGCAGACAGCACCCAGGTCGCGACCTACACCTGGGCCGACGTGGACGGCCAGCCCACCGGCGTGGTGCAGATCGCCCACGGGCTGGCCGAGCACGGCGAACGCTACGACCGTTTTGCCCGGGCGCTCAACGCGGCCGGCTTCGTGGTCCACGCGGTCGACCACCGCGGGCACGGGCGCACGGCCAACGGGCGACTGGGCGACTTCGGTGCGGCCGGCTTCGGCGGCCTGATCGCCGATGTGGCCCAGTTCGGCGCCGCGCTGCGCGCGCAGCACGGCGGCCTGCCGGTGTTTCTGTTTGCGCATTCGATGGGATCGTTTGCCGCGCAGGCGGCCATCCTCGATCACGCATCGACATGGTCGGGCGTGGTGCTGTCCGGTTCAACCGCGCTCGACATGCTGGCCGCCGGCATGGCCAATGCGCCCGCAGACGCGCCCGCCGGGCTGGTGGCATTCAATGCAGGTTTTGAGCACCGCACGGGATACGAATGGCTCTCTCGCGACGCCGCCGAGGTGGATGCCTACGTGGCAGATCCCTGGTGCGGGTGGGACGTGCCGGCCGATGTGATTCCCGCCTTGTTCGCGCCCGCGCCCCGGGTGGCCGACCCCGCGCTGCTGGCGGGCATCCGCAGCGACCTGCCCGTGCTGATCGCTTCCGGCGATGCCGACCCGCTGGCGGGTGGCGGCGCGCTGATCCAATTGCTGGGCCAGCGCTACCGAGAGGCGGGTCTGGCCGACGTGACGGTCAAGTTGTACCCGGGCGCCCGCCACGAAATCCTGAACGAGACCAACCGCGATGAGGTGACC